In Corvus hawaiiensis isolate bCorHaw1 chromosome 14, bCorHaw1.pri.cur, whole genome shotgun sequence, the sequence CAGCCACAAAACTACATCACCACACCTGCACAACACTCAGTGCAGCAAACCCAGCACGTGCTCCTGACTGGGATTGTGTGGGACACAGCAAGACCCCGGAGCTGGAGCAGACAGGATGTGTGTCAGCCCCAGAAAAGCCTGGGCTTCCAAAAaccagagaggagagagagcagcagctggataTGTCCTGCCCAGTGCTCACCTGCAGAGTTGTAGCCAAAGGGAGGCGGCTGCCTGTTGTTGTAGCTGGCTGGCTGCCtttgggagagaaaaggggGTGAGTTACTGACATCAGGGACCCCCACAggtctggctgtgctgcagcttcaTCCCGTTTTTCCTGGAGGTCTGTGGAACATCCTTATGGGAATCTCACTACCAGAAGTGTTCAGGGGTTTTGCCAGAACTTCCAAACCTGCCATAATCCCACTGCTTGCCCTGGGAAAGCACCGCTGCTCACAAACTACCTGGAGCATCTTCAGAGAAAGCATCTGCAGTAACAAATCATGCCATCAGCTACTTTAGGCTTTGCCTAGGTTTTACTGGCTCCTTCCTGTGCCTTGAATATGACAAATCCAGGTGAATGCACAGAGGATTCCTGAGAGACTCTGCTCTCACCCCCCACCCCAACCCAAGACCAGACCATGCATCCCCAGCACTGATTTTGGACCTgttctcctcccttcctccctgcagggGAGCTGCTCCCATGGCGTGGTCTTACCCAGCTGTGGTCTTACCCATCCAAGGTTGGGATGAGGAGAGCTGGTGGTGGTGCCAGAGGAGGTGGGAACAACCCTAAACACACAGAAGGGTAAATCAGCACCAAGATCTTCCAGCTCCACAAGTGCTTTCACAGTTAAAAGCCATTAAAGCATCTTTTTACTCTAAACAAGGCCCTGTTTGAAATAGAATAATTTTCCTTCAAGGTAGTATCTCCTCCCAAAATTCATACCCTAAAGCTATGTTAGTTCTGTAGGGGtatgggaagaaaaacaaagcaaaaactaCATTCTATTTTGGCTTATAAATATTGAACCTAAGATTCATCAAGGAGTAACAATTAACCCCTACAGCCCTGTGGAGGAAAAGTGGTTCTTGGGATGCAGACACATTGCATTCTGATCAGAATGTAACAAACAAGCTCTATTCTGACCTACAGATTTATGTCAGAATAGAAGATAAGCAGCTCAAGTTCAGTGCTCAACTGGAGTTTATTAGTCTTAAGTTAACTGTGCTCTAGACTAGTGCCATCCTATCTCATGTTACTTAGCCCAAATGCTCTGAACCTGTGTGATCAAAATTGCTGCTGTCATTAACAACAAGGTAACACCTACCTGGAATTGGACCTGGAGGTGGCAGGCCTGTGGAAATAAGCAGGGAAAACAAGTGAGGGCAACAGGGAAAGCGTGGCCTCTCTGTACCTCATGGCATCTCTGTACCTCATGGCCTCTCTGTACCTCAAGCTAAACCTCAAAGCACACTTTTGAATAAATCTCACGTGTTGGAgcaaacagagcagcagaaaaatggGTGCTACTAAGCAGGAATTAGCTCATAAATGACATGATTTTCCCAAATAATGATCTCTTTACCTTTACATTATAACTTACAGTGTTGCTGTTCTCTTACACTGGAGAATTCCTTTTCTAAGTGTCAACACATGAACAATTGATTTGGTCTTCAGAACaactgaaggagctggagaggagaaccTGCTGCAGGTTCCAGTCCAGTGTGTCCATCCTGATTTTGCCAAGCATTTTAACGTAAGGCAGTAGGAAAAGCTATCATGGAAAAGTTATCAGGAAAAGAACCAGTGAGTGCTTCAGCAAATGCTCCTCAGGCAGGAGTTAACTGCACAAAGTACTCCTGGTGCCTTCTCcagagcctggctgctgctccaggaccaGGAGAAGCTCAGAGTGAGGCCCCCTCACTTCAGCCTGGCATATTTAAGCCAGAAGCACCAGTCCTCAGCTTCCTCCAGAGAAACAGGAACCTGCTTCTTTACATTTATCAATAAAGCAAATGCATCAGTAGCATTGGAAGGTTCCCTCATggaaacaaagcccagaggTTTCTTTTCAAGGATCAGCTGCCATTTTTAAGTATTCAAGGCAAATATTAAATAGGCTGATGGAGACTAAACAAAGCCTGGCCAGGGGCAGGGGTAAGGACCTGTTCCCTGACTGCTCAACCACCCCACGGCATTGAACCCTTAAACCTTTGATTTGCTCCAAGCCTGGGACACCCCAGCTCACATTCCATGGAGTGAACACGTACCCGGAGGATGCAGGGGAGGTGGAACAGAAGTCACTGGAGGAGGAGGGTGAAGGAAATGTGGAGGAGGAGGCCCAGCGAGTGGGGGAGGCGGAGGCCCTGCTGGTGGAGCGaatggctgctgctgaggaggctgctggggctgggaaggttgctggggctgctgggggggcTGTGGCTTGCTTCCATGGTCTCCCAGGACCTTAGGGGGCAGAGGAATGAGAAGAGAGCATTTTAatccctttgctgctgcagcagggacctcacagtgctggcagcatCACCACAACAGGGGTGTGGCCATGCCTGGAAGAGGGACCAATATGCAGAAGCACCAGAGTGACCTGAAGTGCAGCTGTCAGTGCTCCTGAGGGGGAGGAACAACAACCCTTTCCCAGCAAATTCTGTCTCTAAGGCAAACTCTTCTTGTTGGCAAAATCTGGAAAACTGATCACTAAAAAAATAAACGGACCACAAAAccatggaggaaaaaaccccagcaactgcacctggaaaaagaaaggttCCACATTTGGGCTTTTCTGGCAAGTTAGCAGTGGTTGGCAGGAGGAAGGTGGTTAAGAGAAGGGGGTTTGGTACATGGTCCTCAGACCCTGCAGCTTCCTGCCTAGGAGCCAGCCAGAACATCATGGTTCACACACTGGCCAGGCACGCCCAGAAACGAGACCAGCTTTAAACCCAGGCTTCCATTTCTTACAAGGAACAAGATCCAGTAACACAGGCCCAGGTTCAGTCTGAGGCATGGGCTGCACCAAATGATTTGAGACTAAATGTtacttcaaagcaaaaaaacccatcagtCCCAGGTACAAACGCTTCACTGCAGAATTGAAGATTCCAACCCCACAGTGGAGGGGAAAGGAATAATCCACGTAAGAGATTCCCAGCTGCACAGTCCTAGGAATACTTTGGGAGAGCTGATGAGGAAAGAACTCAGGCCTTACCATTCCAAAGGGAAGACTTTTAAAGGACAAATCTGGCTCCTAGCAAGACCAAGTTTTTAAGCCAGAAGTTAACTGAGCCTGCAGAATGGAACAATCCATGCACACACCTCAACAGGGTCAACGTAttacctgctgctctgcaggtaTGGACTGGGACACAGAAGGTCAGGAACACACAAGGTCAGGAACACACAGGCATTTGCCCAGGGTTCCCTGGAAGTGCAGTAAAATCAGCAGCTTGttgaggcagcacagcagctttaCCTGAATGGGGTTCTCCTCCGAGGCGTGTTTATCCCGGCGTCTTCCCTCCACCCTCCGGATCGTGCCTGCCTGGCCCCCGATGACATCAATGGTCCCACCCAGCTTCCTGGTACAAAGCACAGGCATCTTTTCAGGCTCAGAAGCACCAGAAAGAGCAATTTTCCCTGCTGTCAGCAGATTCTTTCATGCTTTCTTCCCCACCAGGGAAACATCTCTCAAATTGGACAAGAAGCCAAGGAGAAGCCCGTTTGCATTCCTGAACAACTTCCCTGTGAGCAGGGGTGAGTTTGGGATCTCTGAACACCCAGAAATGTGATCCAAAGGACCACCACAAATAGGTGTAAAAACAGGGATTACACACTGGGACAGAAATGCCCCCGAAGTGCTCAAATCCAACACACTGAGCAGAGCTTTAATGCTCATCCTTGAAGCACAGAGCTGGTTCCCAGACAAGGAGTAAAGCTGGGATGCAGGGCTGCTTTCTGCAAGGCAGGTGTGCAAAAGCTGTTTTGTGAATGAAGCAACAGAAACACCCCGAGCCCAAAGCTCTGGCTCGTCTGGTGTGTTTTTCTGAAGCTTTTGATAAAACCCCATCGATCTCCTAAGGGCCAAGTGGTTtccccagcagaggctgcccCTCAGAGTGACTCAGTTGTTTTACCACACATCCAGCAGCGTCGCACACAGGCTCAGGAACCAACAGCTCCTCTTATCCTCTGCCAAACTCGTAATCCACTTCCACTTGAGGAGGCAAAGATTAACATCGTGGGAGTAGGAATAAGCCAAGCAAGCACAAGCAATGTCAGCAGTGTGAGCCCTCAAAGCTGAGGCGTTTGCCTGGCTCCTTCCACTCCCAGAGATGTGTCCCATCAGCTGGGATACAGgattccctccctgtgccaagGAGGGGAATGGGCAGGCAGAGCTTGCCCTGCTGGAGGTGACACTGAATAAGTGACCACAGCAGCTTCCTGCCAAGCttaaaagcttctctttgagGCTTGAGGAGACTCAGGCACGGCCCAGGTGGTTCCCAGATGCCCCCATGAAGAACATGCTCCTCTCTTACCTGTTGGGAGGAGGCCCAGCCTTCATTCGTCCTCCCACCAGGGCCAGGAAGTCTGTTTTGAACTCTGTTTTGATGATGTtgttttccacttctttttcagcatttcctgTTCTTCCTTGCTGAACCTACGGAAGGTAACAGATTCACAgctttaatgttttctttcacgGATGGAGCACCAGAGATTAACcctcagcaaaagaaaaggaacagtcCCAGGGCTCCTGCCAGCCAGACTAATCTTCAGTCAAGGCACAGCCATTTCTGTCAGCTAGTGGCCATTCCAGCCTCATCTGGCTGTCCACTGTCTCTCCTTAGAAGTCCTGTTATGAGTTTATTAAACTCATATCATTTTCCATGGAGGCAAAACTGGAATGAGCAATACTTGCTGTCCCGACAATTTGGCTGAAGTTCTGACGGCCACCATGGACTCCTGCAAAGGTTGATGGCCAAAGCAGTCTGCAAACACTAAAGGCAGCCACACCACCGCAGCAGTGAGCAAAACAGCCCTGGGGGCCcagctcccctccctgcacTTCTCTCATCCAGAGGGTTTTCCAAGCAGACATCCCTAGAGCTGGGTAACCTCAGTCATCTGGAAATTCACTCCAATCTTGCTGCTGTAGTGGTTCAAACCTGCCAGGCTGATGGAACTATTCCTTCCATACAGAAAAGATTTTCAACAGAGATTTAATCTTTGAAGattcatttttgtatttctcctCACTGAAAGGACACAGAACAGTTCAGAACTGGGGTATCTCCTGCTCTTACACCCTCATGTCTGTGTTACAGTCCCAGTTTTcctggagccaggagcaggagtCACACACGTCACCCACCGTGATCTTGTTCTCAGTGCTGATGGGAGGAGCAGGGTCCAGCCCCAGCTGAAGCCGCCGCTGCTTTTCACAATAAGCTTTCCATGTTTCTTCATTGAATCCATAATTAAAGTAATCGGAAAGATCAGCAcctggcagagggagcaggagtTAGCACAGGGGTTCTGCACACTTGCACTCTCAAGCTGTCCCTTTAACTGCTTAAATAAAGGGTCAAGGTAACAAAAGTTTTCCAGAGAACCCAGCTTGTGCCTTTCCCTGTCAGAAAGCTGTGGGTGCCACAGAGGGGACAGTGGCTGCAccttgggtgggaaggggacaTGGCCTGAGCAGCAGTGGGACCCCCTggacacacagcacagcacctcCACAGGCCATTGGGAGCTCCCTGCAATCACTTGCTCATCAGCCTGATTTTTTCAGACTGGTTTCTTCCAATTGTCCACATGAGCTGAGTGCTGGGCATAGCACAGGAGTGACAATTCCAGCCCCCACCAAAAAAATGGGGTGGGGCCACAGAACCTTTTTCCTGGCAGAGCTAAGCCCACACATTCCTCTCCTGAccagcactgcctttgctgttttgagAGGAGACTCTGAGGCTCGCCCGTTTCATGAAAGACAGCTAAAGTGGAAGGTTTTTATTGATACATCCCAGACTACACAAGTAATTACAGTTCAGTCATAACCCTAATTAGTGATCCCAGAGTTTTATCTCACACTGCCAGTCTCCTGTGCAATGTGCCAATTCAGCACGAGCACTTCTGAATAACAGAGGTGACCACAAACTACTTGCCAAGAACACAGAGATGCAGAGGGGCAATCCCAGCTGCAGTAATTCCAGGAGCACCCCTCCCACCTCTCAGATCCCAGCAGGAAGCAGTAcagagcacctcctgccccgcTGAGGTGTCCCTCAAACATCCCCCACGCAAAGATATTCCTACACAGACCAACTTCAAAACAAAGAGATGCTAGAAGAGCTAAGCAAAATTCTGCCCATGCTGAGCTTGGTTTAACTGTGAGGTCTAAGCAGTGGGTTTATCTCCTGGGCTGGCCACTCTTCCTGTTGTACCACCCAAACATGCAAAGTGCATCCACACCGACTCAGCAACACGACATTTACTTATCGATTTTATCAGCCTCTATTTCAGACCTCTATCAGTTCTTCCACACaggatttcttcttcctctccctcactCAAAGAGATACCAAGCTGCTGAACAATTAACTGTAAAGGATATAAACTTGAAAGGCTGTTGAGTAATCAGCTATTTGCTATCTAAAATAAACTTACAgaccacacagctctgcagaaatctTCCCTCTATTGCACTCCAACACTGTTTTAGGGCCAGCTGGCTCTAGTTTGGTCCAGGGATGTCAGCATGACCACAACCATGCTTTATCTTTGAACTTCATTGTATTCTTTCTAACTCACTTTCTTCCCATTCCCCTCTTTCTGACTTCGCAATCAAGCAGAAATCCCTGCAGAAGAAAAGCTTCTGTTCCATTCTGCCTGCAGGGTGCTTCAGGGCTGGTCGGATACCTGGACATGCCCATGGAGTTATTAGCACTGGACTGCCCTTCATGTGGGCAGGAGATACCCAGCCCACACCACAGGCAGCCTCAGGAAAGCACTACTTACTCAGCACAGCAACATTGCTGAAAGACAGATGAAAtacaggggctggcagggagaaTAATGATTGCTGAGAAAAGTGACTTTTTGTTTCAGATGACATTTCATGAGAACACGTTTTATGAGAGTGGCACTGCAAAAATTTGGATGTCTTATTCCTTCAATTACTTTTgtatcagaagaaaaacagcagctgaTTTGTAGCATCCTACAGCTCTAAGAGGAAAAATCTCCCTTACACAAGTaagtgtgggcagccccaggaccCAGATGAGCAGGGACCATGGGGACAACTCTGGGGTTGGCCAGGGCACACAGAACAAGCTCCTGCACAGGAAGAGGAGAACAAACAACATCAAAATCCAAATCCTGACCCCACTCAGCTGCCTTTAAGGCCACACATTATTGGATTGGTATCAGTGCAATGTTCTCAGGAAGTAGGGAATTAATAAAGtagaccatttaaaaaaaatagctgttcCCTTTAGGGAAGTTCAATTACTAGAATAAATGCAACCCAATTTTAGGTAGAGCATGGCTCATTCAATCAGTAAATGCCATTGATTGTCTAGCCAGGCATCAGAAGCTGAGCAACACACATTGTTCCAgcttccctgttccctggcaacaATAAATGGACAGAAATTACATGTGAAAATAAAGAGAGACAACTGgaactgcagaaaatatttaccACAAGGAactgtgagaccccacctggttTCCTCCACGGTTTGTCTTCAAATGAATCCAAATCCACTTCTATCACAGGCAATCCATTTATATTCCCTGCAGCATCCAAGTCAATACCTTTGGGCTGCAATTTGGCTTTGGGGAGAGAGAGACTGTTACAAATTTTAATGCAATGCCTTTAATCCATTCATTTGCTCAGCAAATTATTCCAGCAAAAACAAAGCACTGCAGTAAATTAATCACTGGCTTCACAGCACGTAGGTAACCACAATcagctttttaataaaaggacTCCAGTCACTCCATAAACAAACAGGGTGTGCAGCACTTGCAGCTGAACAGCAGAGAAGCGAATTCAACCCAGATTGGCACTACAGGCAGAGTAAATCATTAGGACATGCACGAAATTTACcccaaatgaaaatgaaataaagtaaaattatttttcttcccatgcaaagtatttattttcccctcccAAGACAGACACATCTTCTCCTAACAAGAGGCTTTTTCAGGATCAGTCTTTAGTGGACTAAAACAAGTCTGCAAAAATCTGTCAGGTACAGAACCTTCAAGGGGaatttgttcttattttctCAATCAGAAGGTAACTCATCTGGATAAAGCAACTAGTGGAAGGAAGCAGATGAAGCCCACAAAAGGACAGTCACACATGTGGAAGGACAGAACCCAAGACTCAATTTACAGGAGAAACCAAACTGAATGGTGGGGAAAGTTTCAGCAGCCAAATATGCAGAGCTGATTTTCAAGACcagagtttgtttcttttagcaTCTTATACTGCAAGTAGCTCAGGACACTGAGTTACAGTACTTTTCCAGGGCTGGAATGCTCAGCCCCAGTGCAACAATATAGTTTAGAAATATTCTGGGGTTTTACTATAAAACTATCActcaatggattttttttcctagtttaaACAGAATTATAATCACCTTGCTCAGTGATGGGTAATTAAATCACTCATTGCATTCTGGCCCCTCAGactgtgctgggagcactgaTTTTTAGGAAAATCCTATTCCTGGTTTACACTAATTCGATATCCTTCCAAACAGAGCAAaatttgcagctgctgcagctgtcagTGCCAGGTAGGTGAAATATTGCAAAGGTGAAGgataaaaataacagcaataCCTGAAGCTGATGCTCCATAGCCTCTACCCGTTTTTAAGTTTAGATTCATAGGAGTTCCCCTATTGGAAAAGAATCACTACGTTGGCATTTGAACAAATTACTTGGCTGAAGATTCTCATGCAAAATATATTCAAGCCCTGACACCCTTCAGGAGATGCTTTAGTTCACCTGAGTTTGCTATTCAGAGTCATCCATCAGAGTGAAACCACCTCTACaacaagagaaggaaattaTCCATAAAGTGGAAAAATTAGAATATGCAGCAAAGCACAGGTAAGTCGTTTGTGTAAGAGGAAGGCTGCTAGCAGCAAGCAAAAGTGCTgtcttattatttttattcaatgCACATTAGGCAGAGTTGTAAAAAGTAATTTCCTGCTTCTCAAATCCAGCCTTGCCATTCCCGAGCCACAAAAAACCGGACAGCTGGAAATTAGTAAATTCACAGCTTATGCAAATTCTTAGCAAGACAGATTTTGGTTCTGGAAGTTTTCACAGATGAGTTAAATGGAACTTCCCACCTTTGATTCTGCCCCAGGGAACCCAGTAATTAGTAAGTtaattttccagcagcagccccacggATTATCAttcccattttacagatggaTTCTCCAACAAGCAAttgcagggcagagctgcccatCAGCTCCATTCTGGTGTTCTGGCCATTGCTcccaggagccagagcagctctcagCTCATCCCCACCTTCCATCCCAACATGCTGGGATCcctcagccccaaatccccccacaCCCAGCAGTACCCACATGTAGGAAGGCGCTCCCGTTTTGATGTTGCCAATTGTAACCTTCACGTCATCGTCATcgctgtcactgtcactgtcatcctcatcatcctcacCACTGGGAAGGGCCTGCAACAGCAGAATCACACAGCAGCTCATCAATACATACTACTGAGAattctccagcacagccagatCTCAGGAAGCTTCTTGAACAGCCTTCAACAACAATGGGCAGCTGCCCACAGAGAAACTCCAGTGTCCTTTGAAGATTTGGCTCTACACGAGATTTGGGGTAATATTTGTGAATGTGGGGAAGGTTAgctcagttctaagaatttcaCCACGTCCTTCAGTTCCTCTGCCCCACTCTTTTTGAAAGAGTTGGGGCTTTTCTTACACACCTCCTTCACAGGGCCATGGTCAAAGTACACAACCACAAATGAAAACCACCAAAATATATTCACCAGGTTTCCCCTAAGAACTTCAAGGCAAATATTCTCTCACCACAACTTCTGTGGTAGGGAGCTGCTGAAGAGTTTGGTTTGGCTGATTTAGCACAATCAGCCCCCAGGCCACTTCACTTTACAGATCTGACTCCAGTGCAaccccagtgctgggcacaAAAGTAAAGgaataggaaaagaaatcttCCAGATATCCAGCAAGTGCAGTTTTGTGAGAAATACAAGCTGAATTAACACCTCACCCTACATGAGGAAGGTGTGCCTcaccctgcctcctcttccacAGCACGTAGGTCTGTCAGAACCCTGCATGAACCCTCTTGATGTGGCAGAACAGTGGCAGAAAACAAACCCATCAAAGAGACCAGGAGaggagggtggggagaagcaaccctcctcctcctcctcctctttcagCACTGAGCCACTAGACTGCATTCTAAGAGGTCTGAGCCTGAATCAAAATTGATTCCCAGCACTTTGGGCTTTCTATCCCAGTGTTTCCCGTATTTTACTAGTTCTTGAGTGGTCACACTGAATATTGAGCTGGAACACATtgtgttctgcttttcctgccagACTGCAGCATCAGAGACCCTGATCTGCCCCCTGAGAGGGCATGAGCAGTGCCTGCACCAGGGTTCCCTCCCCACCACTCAAGGCAGGATGACAAGGCAAGGCTGTTGCTGGAGCTGGCTTTGCGAATGGCTGGCAGTACATCCCAACACTGCAAACACAAGGTATGAAGCAGTACCAGGATCTTTACACTTCCTGTTTTTCCCCAGGagtgctgagcagcacagaaatcccCCCCATGTGCACTGTGGGCAGTGGGACACGTACGTGCTGGGACATCTCTCTGTCCTCGTTGTTGACGGGCCGGCTCTCCTGGGGAGCATCCTGCAGAGGATGAGCAGATTCTGTGTGCCTGGTGAAGGGGACAGAGAAGACAAAGTGACCatgacacagaaaataaagtggACAAGCCCAACCTAGAGGGTCACCTACAAACAGTTCTAAagcctgtgcccaggtgacTTTTCACACAATGCTTTATTCttcttgtgtgttttttctGCTGGCATTTGCTCAACTACCTgacaaaaaaatccatcctCCTGGCTTGGCTTTGCTTTTGCTGGGAAGAATCAGTTTCACACATCCAGAGAGCACCTGACAGCACTCAACAGCTCAGTGGCAGCTGGCTCAGCTCGGATTTGGCACAATCACAACTGGTAAGAATAAGACCGTAATAAGCAAAATTTCACCTCCTCCTTAAGGATGCTAATAATTACACATGCATTTAGTCAGCAGCAAAGGTATCTGTCCCacagaaattaaggaaaaagtGATTTTAGTGTTTCTACAAACAGTTTACATTAACAAGAAGTTAAAATTCCAAGAGGAAAGTCAGATAATTATGCACTCATTCTTCTCACTCATTACAAATTAGTCCTCATGCAACAATGGTCAGGTTTGGATTTACCTCAAGTTTAAGAATTTATTCAAATGTTAACATTGTTTATTGTACTGGCCAAGCAAGAAAGTGGAATTGGTGTACACACGCTAGAAAAGAGTGTGCCAAGTGTTACAGAACTGAAATACAGAGAGGTCATTGGTCTCTAATGTCATAGGTAAAACTTAAAAGAACTTCAATAATTCTGAGTTTTTTCAAGAGAGATGGTTATAATAGCCCAGGCCAAGGAAATCAAATTTTCCACCAGTGCCTTGTGGAGATGTTGTTATTAGTTTAAAACCCCACATTGGACACTAAATATCCACAGGATTGTCTTCAAAAAGGAACAGGCAACATCTCACAGAATCCAAACACCAGTCACATTAAAGCCACTTCAGAGGGACAGGAGACACCACACAAGAAAGGCAAAGTAACACAACTCAGAGAGTTCCTGAGTGCTGAACAAAGAACAGTCAATCTGAGCAGTAACCGAAGCCCTGTTTTGGGAAAGTCCCATGTATAAAGAAATTCATCAAGCCAAGATCAAAAAGAGGGCTGAAGGTTGGGCAGCTGACCAAGCACAGGTGCCATGGGTGCCAGGTTCCTGATGTGGCACCTGCACACACCTTCAGGTATaaaaggcagagggaaaatCAGCCTCCAGATATTTCCACACTGCAGACACAGGCTGTGACATGAGGACCAAAGCATGGACCACTGGAGAAAATCTCTCAGATGGATCCAAAACTTTATGCCCAATCCAAGCAACTCAGCATTGACCTTCACCCCTGAATCTCCTTAAAAATCTGAGATGACTGCGTTCAGGAAGAGTGACAAGTGTTACCTTCAGCTTCAAGTCACATGAAGCATCTGTGGGTGTGCAT encodes:
- the LOC125333413 gene encoding pre-mRNA 3'-end-processing factor FIP1-like, whose translation is MATELEPPAAGAVSGAAPLEAEEDEEHWLYGDDTTGKQEDGPISGHTESAHPLQDAPQESRPVNNEDREMSQHALPSGEDDEDDSDSDSDDDDVKVTIGNIKTGAPSYMGTPMNLNLKTGRGYGASASAKLQPKGIDLDAAGNINGLPVIEVDLDSFEDKPWRKPGADLSDYFNYGFNEETWKAYCEKQRRLQLGLDPAPPISTENKITVQQGRTGNAEKEVENNIIKTEFKTDFLALVGGRMKAGPPPNRKLGGTIDVIGGQAGTIRRVEGRRRDKHASEENPIQVLGDHGSKPQPPQQPQQPSQPQQPPQQQPFAPPAGPPPPPLAGPPPPHFLHPPPPVTSVPPPLHPPGLPPPGPIPGLFPPPLAPPPALLIPTLDGQPASYNNRQPPPFGYNSADSGFISYPPISTSHTPWVTTVDKGTSSSSSSHWEYSGSRRERERERERERDRERDRDRDRTPTTSEYNNDDERYRYYSRERSYDFERDYRRSRDRSREREERHRERRHRDKDDSSKHKSSRRKQHESEEGESHRRHKHKKNKRSKEEKEASEDGAQEGEEQDTKE